The Brassica oleracea var. oleracea cultivar TO1000 chromosome C7, BOL, whole genome shotgun sequence sequence ACGTGAGCAACAGTGCCTTCTGGCTTAGAAGCATCAGGGACTTGGAACACAGCGTTATGCCTGTTTGGATCAAACGGCTCGTTGATAGGATCATACTTCTCCATACCAAATTTCTTAAACACTTCAGCTAGCTGTTTCTCAGTCATCTCCACACCTTCTAAAAGTGTCTTCAAGAGCGGAGCTGCTCCAGCGGAATCTTTGGAAGTGTCGTCAAGCTTTGAGAAGCTTTCTTTGACAACGGAAGAAGCTCTTCCAAGATTATCCGCCACATCCAAAAGGCTCTTTGCAAAGTTCTGCAGACATACATACTCTCTCAGCGCACTGTTATATGATGTAAAAGAAGCTACAAAGCAAGTACTTTGTAGAGACTAACCTGTATGGCGTACTTCTTGGTGTTTTCAGCGTCACGCCGTGTTCTGTCCATGACATTCTCCATCTCTGCGTAAGTGCGAAGAACTTTATCTTTCATTTGCTTAATCTCTTGCTCTTTCTCAGAGAGAAGCTCTTCTTTCTCAGCTACAAGCTTCACCAAATCATCCATTGACATCTCCTCATCATCACTCTCGGAATCTGATTCAGGAACTGCAGCTCGTTTAGCACCTTTCCTCCTTCTCTTCGCAGAATCTTTGGTGGGTTCTGAGTCAGGACCTGGTTCGTTTGTCTCAGATGTAGCTTTCTCTTGACAAGTCTTCGAGGCCTCAGTGTTGCTCTCCTTGTCACTAGATTCAGGCGTGGTGGAGGAAGAAAAAGAGAACCTTTGAAGTGGAAACGAATCAAGTGACACATGAGCTGCAACAAGCTGCCCCTAAAACAGAGTAAATCTTATTAATCGATTGTCAATGGAATAGCACAGAGCCATAAACACTGGACTGAGGTCAAATTGGGGAAGCCCTTAAACCCTAGCAAAACCCCAAGATGAATTCGTTACGAATAATGATACAATCTGAGTCAAAAATCTAACCTTTTGAGAGAATTCGTGAACGAGGGAGTGGTAGCGGCTCGTGAGTATAGGAGCCTGGTTCCTCGCCGGAAGAGCGGCGGCGGAGAGAGAGGAGCGTAAGCCCGCGCTGCGGGAAAATCGAGAGAGGATTCTCGAAACCAACATCAGGGAATGCACAGAGAAACAAGGCTGAGAGATCAAGACGAGAAGAGAAGATAATCGAATTATTTTTGGGGAGAAAAGTTTGTTTCCAGAGGTATACACACAGACGTGGTTAGTGTGGAGAAGGGAGAGAGACCTATTTGTGTTTGTTTACGTGAATACCCTCACCGATGCACGAAGAGTGACTGAGCTTGTGAGGGTATTATCGTCAGTCCGAGATTTGAGAACCGTCTAGAATCAAAGCCAACTGTCCT is a genomic window containing:
- the LOC106305702 gene encoding protein GrpE-like isoform X2: MLVSRILSRFSRSAGLRSSLSAAALPARNQAPILTSRYHSLVHEFSQKLVAAHVSLDSFPLQRFSFSSSTTPESSDKESNTEASKTCQEKATSETNEPGPDSEPTKDSAKRRRKGAKRAAVPESDSESDDEEMSMDDLVKLVAEKEELLSEKEQEIKQMKDKVLRTYAEMENVMDRTRRDAENTKKYAIQNFAKSLLDVADNLGRASSVVKESFSKLDDTSKDSAGAAPLLKTLLEGVEMTEKQLAEVFKKFGMEKYDPINEPFDPNRHNAVFQVPDASKPEGTVAHVLKSGYTLFDRVIRPAEVGVTQGGESQEDKKESDA
- the LOC106305702 gene encoding protein GrpE-like isoform X1 → MLVSRILSRFSRSAGLRSSLSAAALPARNQAPILTSRYHSLVHEFSQKGQLVAAHVSLDSFPLQRFSFSSSTTPESSDKESNTEASKTCQEKATSETNEPGPDSEPTKDSAKRRRKGAKRAAVPESDSESDDEEMSMDDLVKLVAEKEELLSEKEQEIKQMKDKVLRTYAEMENVMDRTRRDAENTKKYAIQNFAKSLLDVADNLGRASSVVKESFSKLDDTSKDSAGAAPLLKTLLEGVEMTEKQLAEVFKKFGMEKYDPINEPFDPNRHNAVFQVPDASKPEGTVAHVLKSGYTLFDRVIRPAEVGVTQGGESQEDKKESDA